The proteins below come from a single Alistipes sp. ZOR0009 genomic window:
- a CDS encoding RidA family protein, which produces MKRIINTEKAPKAVGPYSQAVEANGTLYISGQLPIDPATGKFVEGGVKEQTEQVFKNIEAILDAAGYSFNDVVKSTVLLNDIADFAAMNEVYATIYTQDMPARAAYQVAKLPMAALVEIETIAVK; this is translated from the coding sequence ATGAAAAGAATCATCAACACAGAAAAAGCGCCAAAAGCAGTAGGACCATACAGCCAAGCTGTTGAAGCCAATGGAACACTCTACATTTCAGGACAACTACCTATTGACCCAGCTACGGGAAAATTTGTAGAAGGAGGCGTAAAAGAACAAACAGAACAAGTTTTCAAAAATATTGAAGCTATTCTTGATGCTGCGGGATACTCTTTCAATGACGTTGTTAAGTCAACAGTCCTACTAAATGACATTGCTGACTTTGCTGCAATGAATGAGGTATACGCAACCATCTATACCCAAGATATGCCAGCACGAGCAGCTTACCAAGTTGCAAAACTGCCAATGGCTGCACTCGTAGAAATTGAAACTATTGCTGTAAAATAA